The proteins below come from a single Streptomyces sp. M92 genomic window:
- the bldD gene encoding transcriptional regulator BldD — translation MSSEYAKQLGAKLRAIRTQQGLSLHGVEEKSQGRWKAVVVGSYERGDRAVTVQRLAELADFYGVPVQELLPGTTPGGAAEPPPKLVLDLERLATVPAEKAGPLQRYAATIQSQRGDYNGKVLSIRQDDLRTLAVIYDQSPSVLTEQLISWGVLDADARRAVASHEDI, via the coding sequence ATGTCCAGCGAATACGCCAAACAGCTCGGGGCCAAGCTCCGGGCCATCCGCACCCAGCAGGGCCTTTCCCTCCACGGTGTCGAGGAGAAGTCCCAGGGCCGCTGGAAGGCCGTGGTGGTCGGTTCGTACGAGCGCGGCGACCGCGCCGTGACCGTGCAGCGCCTCGCCGAGCTGGCGGATTTCTACGGCGTTCCCGTGCAGGAGCTGCTCCCGGGCACCACTCCGGGCGGTGCCGCCGAGCCCCCGCCGAAGCTGGTCCTGGACCTGGAGCGGCTGGCCACGGTGCCGGCCGAGAAGGCGGGCCCGCTCCAGCGCTACGCGGCCACGATCCAGTCGCAGCGCGGTGACTACAACGGCAAGGTGCTCTCGATCCGCCAGGACGACCTGCGCACGCTCGCCGTCATCTACGACCAGTCGCCCTCGGTCCTGACCGAGCAGCTGATCAGCTGGGGCGTCCTGGACGCGGACGCGCGCCGCGCGGTGGCGTCCCACGAGGACATCTGA
- the nusB gene encoding transcription antitermination factor NusB yields the protein MAARNTARKRAFQILFEGDQRGADVLTVLADWVRHSRSDTRQPPVSEYTMELVEGYAARAERVDELIAQYSVGWTLDRMPVVDRNILRLGAYELIWVDETPDAVVLDEMVQLAKEFSTDESPAFVNGLLGRLKDLKPSLRRDE from the coding sequence GTGGCTGCCCGCAACACGGCCCGCAAGCGCGCCTTCCAGATCCTCTTCGAGGGCGATCAGCGCGGCGCCGACGTCCTGACGGTCCTCGCCGACTGGGTCCGGCACTCCCGGTCCGACACCCGGCAGCCGCCGGTGAGCGAGTACACGATGGAGCTGGTCGAGGGCTACGCCGCGCGCGCCGAGCGCGTCGACGAGCTCATCGCCCAGTACTCGGTCGGCTGGACGCTCGACCGGATGCCGGTCGTCGACCGCAACATCCTGCGCCTGGGCGCGTACGAGCTGATCTGGGTCGACGAGACCCCGGACGCCGTCGTCCTGGACGAGATGGTGCAGCTGGCGAAGGAGTTCTCCACGGACGAGTCGCCAGCGTTCGTCAACGGCCTGCTCGGCCGGCTGAAGGACCTCAAGCCTTCGCTGCGTCGCGACGAATAG
- the efp gene encoding elongation factor P, with protein sequence MASTNDLKNGMVLKLEGGQLWSVVEFQHVKPGKGPAFVRTKLKNVLSGKVVDKTFNAGVKVETATVDKRDMQFSYMDGDYFVFMDMETYDQLHIDRKVVGDAANFLIEGFEATVAQHEGEVLFVELPAAVELVIQETEPGVQGDRSTGGTKPATLETGHQINVPLFITTGEKIKVDTRDSSYLGRVNS encoded by the coding sequence GTGGCTTCCACGAACGACCTCAAGAACGGCATGGTGCTCAAGCTCGAAGGCGGCCAGCTCTGGTCCGTCGTCGAGTTCCAGCACGTCAAGCCCGGCAAGGGCCCGGCCTTCGTGCGCACCAAGCTCAAGAACGTGCTTTCCGGCAAGGTCGTCGACAAGACCTTCAACGCCGGCGTCAAGGTCGAGACGGCCACTGTCGACAAGCGTGACATGCAGTTCTCGTACATGGACGGCGACTACTTCGTCTTCATGGACATGGAGACCTACGACCAGCTGCACATCGACCGCAAGGTCGTCGGCGACGCCGCCAACTTCCTGATCGAGGGCTTCGAGGCCACCGTCGCGCAGCACGAGGGCGAGGTGCTCTTCGTCGAGCTGCCGGCCGCCGTCGAGCTGGTCATCCAGGAGACCGAGCCGGGCGTCCAGGGCGACCGCTCCACCGGCGGCACCAAGCCCGCCACCCTGGAGACCGGTCACCAGATCAACGTCCCGCTCTTCATCACCACCGGTGAGAAGATCAAGGTCGACACCCGCGACAGCAGCTACCTCGGCCGGGTGAACAGCTAA
- a CDS encoding aminopeptidase P family protein, giving the protein MSQVYAARRTRLRERCNAGGSAAALVSRPANVRYLAGTAPHGAVLLLGKSEDLLVCSAPPDDRPADGRPDDSLAVRALPGPGGDAAVAATGLAAAQGAESLATEDHHLTVVRHRAMRSVAPRLRLTDLGQAVEQLRVVKDEEEISCLRIGAEIADQALGELLESILVGRTERHLALELERRLVDHGADGPAFPTSVGTGPNSGRRGHRPTDRRVEEGDFLSVCLGATYRGYRCEIGRTFVIGTSPADWQIELYDLVFSAQRAGREALAPGAACRDVDRAARQALDSAGYAEHLPALTGHGVGLEIDEDPQLAPAAMGKLDACVPVTVEPGVHLPGRGGVRIDDTLVVRPEADGGPELLTITTKELLAL; this is encoded by the coding sequence ATGTCACAGGTGTACGCGGCCCGCCGGACCCGCCTACGAGAACGCTGCAACGCGGGCGGCAGCGCGGCGGCGCTCGTCTCCCGGCCCGCGAACGTGCGCTACCTCGCGGGCACCGCCCCGCACGGTGCCGTGCTGCTCCTGGGCAAGAGCGAGGACCTCCTGGTCTGCTCCGCCCCTCCGGACGACCGGCCGGCCGACGGAAGGCCCGACGACTCACTTGCGGTGCGCGCGCTGCCCGGCCCCGGCGGCGACGCGGCCGTCGCCGCCACCGGCCTCGCGGCGGCCCAGGGCGCCGAGTCCCTCGCCACCGAGGACCACCACCTCACCGTGGTCCGGCACCGCGCCATGCGCTCGGTCGCACCGCGCCTGCGCCTGACCGACCTCGGCCAGGCGGTCGAGCAGCTGAGGGTGGTCAAGGACGAGGAGGAGATCTCCTGCCTGCGCATCGGCGCCGAGATCGCCGACCAGGCCCTCGGCGAGCTGCTGGAGTCGATCCTGGTGGGCCGTACCGAGCGGCACCTCGCCCTGGAGCTGGAACGCCGTCTGGTGGACCACGGCGCCGACGGCCCCGCCTTCCCGACGTCCGTCGGCACCGGCCCGAACTCGGGACGCCGCGGCCACCGCCCCACCGACCGGCGGGTGGAGGAGGGCGACTTCCTCTCCGTCTGCCTGGGCGCCACCTACCGCGGATACCGCTGCGAGATCGGCCGTACGTTCGTCATCGGGACCTCTCCGGCCGACTGGCAGATCGAACTGTACGACCTCGTCTTCTCCGCCCAGCGCGCCGGCCGGGAGGCCCTGGCACCCGGCGCGGCCTGCCGGGACGTGGACCGGGCCGCCCGCCAGGCACTGGATTCCGCCGGGTACGCTGAGCACCTTCCCGCCCTCACCGGTCACGGGGTCGGACTCGAAATCGACGAGGACCCGCAGTTGGCCCCCGCGGCCATGGGTAAACTGGACGCTTGTGTGCCGGTCACCGTCGAACCGGGGGTTCACCTCCCGGGCCGGGGCGGGGTCCGGATCGATGACACGCTCGTCGTGCGCCCCGAGGCGGACGGCGGACCCGAGCTACTCACCATCACGACCAAGGAGCTGCTCGCGCTCTAG
- a CDS encoding Pro-rich N-terminal domain-containing protein, translated as MQHAVGSPLPPPPQPGHGPAVGWSPAAHHPGPHQPAAPVPPPAAPGYPAQAPPPHPVAPQQAPASQRAQGPHGTHRAAPVPSTPDTAGTTGHVPLPPGAPVAVPSVPPAATALPDPASATLAVLLIGPAGAGKTSVAKYWADHRRVPTAHISLDDVREWVRSGFADPQTGWNENSEAQYRLARRTCGFSARNFLANGISCILDDAVFPDRPVVGLGGWKRHVGPGLLPVVLLPGLDIVLERNAERSGNRRLTDEEVARIHGRMAGWYGSGLPIIDNSQLDVPETARVLDEVLSRSIASPPNW; from the coding sequence ATGCAGCACGCAGTGGGTTCTCCGCTGCCGCCGCCCCCTCAGCCGGGGCACGGACCGGCCGTCGGCTGGTCCCCGGCCGCACACCACCCGGGCCCGCACCAGCCGGCCGCCCCGGTACCGCCCCCCGCGGCGCCGGGATATCCCGCGCAGGCCCCGCCTCCGCACCCCGTGGCTCCCCAGCAGGCCCCGGCCTCCCAGCGGGCCCAGGGCCCGCATGGCACCCACCGGGCCGCCCCCGTCCCATCCACGCCGGACACCGCCGGCACCACCGGCCACGTTCCGCTGCCGCCCGGCGCTCCCGTGGCCGTGCCCAGCGTCCCGCCGGCCGCGACGGCCCTGCCCGACCCCGCCTCGGCCACGCTCGCGGTACTGCTCATCGGCCCCGCGGGCGCGGGCAAGACCAGCGTCGCCAAGTACTGGGCGGACCACCGCCGGGTGCCCACCGCGCACATCAGCCTCGACGACGTCCGCGAGTGGGTCCGCTCCGGCTTCGCCGACCCCCAGACCGGGTGGAACGAGAACAGCGAGGCGCAGTACCGCCTCGCCCGCCGCACCTGCGGTTTCTCCGCCCGGAACTTCCTCGCCAACGGCATCTCCTGCATCCTCGACGACGCGGTCTTCCCGGACCGCCCGGTCGTCGGCCTCGGCGGCTGGAAGCGGCACGTCGGACCCGGCCTGCTCCCGGTCGTCCTCCTGCCGGGCCTGGACATCGTCCTGGAACGCAACGCCGAACGCAGCGGCAACCGCCGCCTCACCGACGAGGAAGTCGCCCGCATCCACGGCCGCATGGCCGGCTGGTACGGCTCCGGCCTCCCGATCATCGACAACTCCCAGCTCGACGTACCGGAAACGGCGAGAGTCCTGGACGAGGTCCTGTCCCGCTCGATAGCAAGCCCGCCGAACTGGTAA
- the aroB gene encoding 3-dehydroquinate synthase — MSEAVTRIQVGGTAGSDPYEVLVGRQLLGELGGLIGERAKRVAVIHPEALAETGDALRADLAEQGYEAIAIQVPNAEEAKTAEVAAYCWKALGQSGFTRTDVVVGVGGGASTDLAGFVAATWLRGVRWIAVPTTVLAMVDAAVGGKTGINTAEGKNLVGSFHPPAGVLCDLAALDSLPVNDYVSGLAEVIKAGFIADPAILDLIEADPQAARTPAGPHTTELIVRSIKVKAEVVSSDLKEAGLREILNYGHTLGHAIEKNERYKWRHGAAVSVGMHFAAELGRLAGRLDDATADRHRTILEAVGLPLHYRYDQWPKLVENMKVDKKSRGDLLRFIVLDGLAKPTVLEGPDPAVLLAAYGEVGE, encoded by the coding sequence ATGAGCGAAGCAGTCACCCGGATCCAGGTCGGCGGCACCGCGGGATCCGACCCCTACGAGGTCCTGGTGGGCCGTCAGCTCCTCGGCGAGCTGGGCGGTCTGATCGGCGAGAGGGCCAAGCGGGTCGCGGTCATCCACCCCGAGGCCCTCGCCGAGACCGGTGACGCGCTGCGCGCCGACCTCGCCGAGCAGGGCTACGAGGCGATCGCCATCCAGGTGCCCAACGCCGAGGAGGCCAAGACCGCCGAGGTCGCCGCCTACTGCTGGAAGGCGCTCGGCCAGTCCGGCTTCACCCGCACCGACGTCGTCGTCGGCGTCGGCGGCGGCGCCAGCACCGACCTGGCCGGCTTCGTGGCCGCGACCTGGCTGCGCGGCGTGCGCTGGATCGCCGTGCCCACCACCGTGCTGGCCATGGTGGACGCGGCCGTCGGCGGCAAGACCGGCATCAACACCGCCGAGGGCAAGAACCTCGTCGGCTCCTTCCACCCGCCGGCCGGTGTCCTGTGCGACCTGGCCGCGCTGGACTCGCTGCCGGTCAACGACTACGTCTCCGGACTCGCCGAGGTCATCAAGGCCGGCTTCATCGCCGACCCGGCGATCCTGGACCTGATCGAGGCCGACCCGCAGGCCGCGCGCACCCCGGCCGGACCGCACACCACCGAGCTGATCGTGCGCTCCATCAAGGTCAAGGCGGAAGTCGTCTCCTCCGACCTGAAGGAAGCCGGTCTCAGGGAGATCCTCAACTACGGCCACACCCTGGGCCACGCCATCGAGAAGAACGAGCGCTACAAGTGGCGCCACGGCGCCGCCGTCTCCGTCGGCATGCACTTCGCCGCCGAACTGGGCCGCCTCGCGGGCCGCCTGGACGACGCCACCGCCGACCGGCACCGCACCATCCTCGAGGCGGTCGGCCTGCCGCTGCACTACCGCTACGACCAGTGGCCCAAGCTCGTCGAGAACATGAAGGTCGACAAGAAGTCCCGCGGCGACCTGCTGCGCTTCATCGTCCTGGACGGCCTCGCCAAGCCCACGGTGCTGGAGGGCCCCGACCCGGCCGTCCTCCTCGCCGCCTACGGCGAGGTGGGCGAGTAG
- a CDS encoding shikimate kinase: MSAPLIVLVGPMGVGKSTVGQLLAERLGTGYRDTDADIVAAQGRAIAEIFVDEGEAAFRALEKEAVRTGLAEHEGVLALGGGAILDAGTRALLAGQRVVYLSMEVEEAVKRTGLNAARPLLAVNPRKQWRELMEARRHLYEEVATVVVATDGRTPEEVAEAALDALELKEA; the protein is encoded by the coding sequence GTGAGCGCCCCGCTGATCGTCCTGGTCGGCCCGATGGGGGTCGGCAAGTCCACCGTCGGGCAGCTGCTGGCCGAGCGCCTGGGCACCGGCTACCGGGACACGGACGCGGACATCGTCGCCGCGCAGGGCCGGGCCATCGCCGAGATCTTCGTCGACGAGGGCGAGGCCGCCTTCCGGGCCCTGGAGAAGGAGGCCGTGCGGACCGGGCTCGCCGAGCACGAGGGTGTCCTCGCCCTCGGCGGCGGCGCGATCCTGGACGCCGGCACCCGGGCGCTGCTCGCCGGGCAGCGCGTCGTCTACCTCTCGATGGAAGTCGAGGAGGCCGTCAAGCGCACCGGCCTGAACGCCGCGCGCCCGCTGCTCGCCGTCAATCCGCGCAAACAGTGGCGCGAACTGATGGAGGCCCGCCGCCACCTCTACGAGGAGGTGGCCACGGTCGTCGTGGCCACCGACGGCCGTACGCCCGAAGAAGTCGCCGAAGCCGCCCTGGACGCACTGGAGTTGAAAGAAGCATGA
- the aroC gene encoding chorismate synthase yields the protein MSRLRWLTAGESHGPALVATLEGLPAGVPITTDMVADHLARRRLGYGRGARMKFERDEVTFLGGVRHGLTLGSPVAVMVGNTEWPKWEQVMAADPVDPEVLAGLARNAPLTRPRPGHADLAGMQKYGFDEARPILERASARETAARVALGAVARSYLKETTGVEIVSHVVELCSVKAPQGVYPTPADVEKLDADPVRCLDADASKAMVAEIDQAHKDGDTLGGVVEILAYDVPVGLGSHVHWDRKLDARLAGALMGIQAIKGVEIGDGFELARVPGSQAHDEIVQTDEGIRRVSGRSGGTEGGLTTGELLRVRAAMKPIATVPRALKTVDVTTGEATQAHHQRSDVSAVPAAGIVAEAMVALVLADAVAEKFGGDSVRETRRNVRSYLDNLAIR from the coding sequence TTGAGCAGGTTGCGCTGGCTGACCGCGGGGGAGTCCCACGGTCCCGCACTCGTCGCGACGCTGGAGGGTCTGCCCGCCGGCGTGCCGATCACCACGGACATGGTGGCGGACCATCTGGCGAGGCGGCGGCTCGGCTACGGCCGCGGTGCGCGGATGAAGTTCGAGCGTGATGAGGTCACCTTCCTCGGCGGTGTCCGGCACGGACTCACCCTCGGTTCCCCGGTCGCGGTCATGGTGGGCAACACCGAGTGGCCCAAGTGGGAGCAGGTCATGGCGGCCGACCCGGTCGACCCGGAGGTGCTGGCCGGTCTGGCCCGCAACGCGCCGCTGACCCGCCCGCGCCCCGGGCACGCCGACCTCGCCGGCATGCAGAAGTACGGCTTCGACGAGGCCCGCCCGATCCTGGAGCGCGCCTCCGCCCGGGAGACGGCGGCCCGGGTGGCGCTGGGCGCGGTGGCCCGGTCGTACCTGAAGGAGACGACCGGCGTCGAGATCGTCAGCCATGTCGTCGAGCTGTGCTCCGTGAAGGCCCCCCAGGGCGTGTACCCGACGCCGGCCGACGTCGAGAAGCTGGACGCCGACCCCGTGCGCTGCCTGGACGCCGACGCCTCGAAGGCGATGGTCGCCGAGATCGACCAGGCCCACAAGGACGGCGACACCCTCGGCGGCGTCGTGGAGATCCTCGCCTACGACGTGCCGGTGGGCCTCGGCTCCCACGTCCACTGGGACCGCAAGCTCGACGCACGGCTCGCGGGCGCGCTGATGGGCATCCAGGCGATCAAGGGCGTCGAGATCGGCGACGGCTTCGAGCTGGCCCGGGTGCCCGGCTCCCAGGCCCACGACGAGATCGTGCAGACGGACGAGGGCATCCGCCGCGTCTCCGGCCGCTCCGGCGGCACCGAGGGCGGCCTCACCACCGGTGAGCTGCTGCGGGTGCGCGCCGCGATGAAGCCGATCGCCACCGTGCCGCGCGCCCTGAAGACCGTGGACGTCACCACCGGCGAGGCCACGCAGGCCCACCACCAGCGCTCCGACGTGTCCGCCGTGCCGGCCGCCGGTATCGTCGCCGAGGCGATGGTCGCCCTGGTCCTGGCGGACGCGGTGGCGGAGAAGTTCGGCGGCGACAGCGTGCGTGAGACCCGCCGCAACGTGCGGTCCTACCTCGACAACCTGGCGATCCGGTGA
- a CDS encoding shikimate dehydrogenase, translating into MPAPATDRRRAAVLGSPIAHSLSPVLHRAAYAELGLDDWTYDRFDVDEAALPGFFETLGPEWAGLSLTMPLKRAVIPLLDSVSETAASVDAVNTVVFTEDGRKTGDNTDIPGMVAALREHGIEKTETAAILGAGATASSALAALARICTGEIAVYVRSEARAAEMRSWAERLEADVRIADWVDAEEALRAPLVVATTPAGTTDALAAAVPEMPATLFDVLYDPWPTTLAARWSAYGGAVVGGLDLLLHQAVLQVERMTGRSPAPLAAMRAAGERALAG; encoded by the coding sequence ATGCCAGCTCCGGCAACTGACCGTCGCCGGGCCGCCGTCCTCGGCTCTCCGATCGCGCACTCGCTCTCCCCGGTGCTGCACCGCGCCGCCTACGCCGAGCTGGGCCTGGACGACTGGACGTACGACCGGTTCGACGTCGACGAGGCGGCCCTGCCGGGCTTCTTCGAGACGCTCGGCCCCGAGTGGGCGGGACTGTCGCTGACCATGCCGCTGAAGCGGGCTGTCATCCCGCTGCTCGACTCGGTCAGCGAGACCGCCGCCTCCGTGGACGCGGTCAACACCGTCGTCTTCACCGAGGACGGCCGCAAAACCGGCGACAACACGGATATCCCGGGCATGGTCGCTGCCCTGCGCGAGCACGGCATCGAGAAGACCGAGACCGCCGCGATCCTCGGCGCCGGCGCCACCGCCTCCTCCGCGCTGGCCGCCCTGGCCCGGATCTGCACCGGCGAGATCGCCGTCTACGTCCGCAGCGAGGCGCGCGCCGCCGAGATGCGGAGCTGGGCCGAGCGGCTGGAGGCCGACGTGCGCATCGCCGACTGGGTGGACGCCGAGGAGGCGCTGCGCGCCCCGCTGGTCGTGGCCACCACCCCGGCCGGCACCACCGACGCCCTCGCCGCCGCCGTCCCGGAGATGCCCGCGACCCTCTTCGACGTGCTCTACGACCCGTGGCCCACCACACTCGCCGCCCGCTGGTCCGCGTACGGCGGCGCCGTCGTCGGCGGCCTCGACCTGCTGCTGCACCAGGCGGTGCTCCAGGTGGAGCGGATGACCGGCCGGTCGCCGGCCCCGCTCGCGGCGATGCGCGCGGCCGGGGAGCGCGCGCTCGCCGGCTGA
- the mltG gene encoding endolytic transglycosylase MltG: protein MTEYGRGQGPEPWHPEDPLYGDGGWGGQQTHTGQQPPYGGQPQQYPEQPQSQQQYGDWGDGGQPAYGHQPQYDQYGQQQPEPQYDQYGRPQYDQQQYDQQYGDQQYRDQQYGDQAHPQHQQGYGDGAWGSGAQPQAQYPADPSDPYGQQAAYGPDQPDYYSTPEAYPPPEPPTRRRAEPEPQRTDWDPGPDEGEHTFFAGGDPEEGDDETAGDGRGERRTRGGGKPKKRRNGCACLVVCLVLGGGVAGIGYFGYQFYQERFGAAPDYAGDGNGEQVTVTIPKGAGGSTIGQELKRKGVVKSVDAFIAAQQSNPRGKSIQDGVYTLQKEMSAASAVELLLNPKSRSNLIIAEGKRNVDVYKMIDKQLGVDEGTTAKVAKTEWKSLGLPEWAMNHKDVKDPLEGFLYPSSYSAAKGQKPEEVLKQMVARANEQYEKIGLEEKAEGLGLKGPWQLLTVASLVQAEGKTHEDFRKMSEVIYNRLKPTNTETNQELQFDSTFNYLMGQSKIRISESEINSNPDPYNTYTNKGLPPGPIGNPGEEALKAALDPTSDGWMYFVATDGVSKTEFARTHDEFLKLKDKYNASSGN from the coding sequence ATGACTGAGTATGGCCGGGGCCAAGGCCCCGAACCGTGGCATCCGGAGGACCCGTTGTACGGGGACGGCGGATGGGGCGGGCAGCAGACCCACACGGGTCAGCAGCCCCCCTACGGCGGCCAGCCGCAGCAGTATCCGGAGCAGCCGCAGTCGCAGCAGCAGTACGGCGACTGGGGCGACGGCGGCCAGCCCGCATACGGTCACCAGCCGCAGTACGACCAGTACGGGCAGCAGCAGCCCGAGCCGCAGTACGACCAGTACGGCCGGCCGCAGTACGACCAACAGCAGTACGACCAGCAGTACGGCGACCAGCAGTACCGTGATCAGCAGTACGGCGACCAAGCGCACCCCCAGCACCAGCAGGGCTATGGCGACGGCGCGTGGGGCTCCGGCGCCCAGCCCCAGGCGCAGTACCCGGCCGACCCGTCGGACCCCTACGGCCAGCAGGCCGCCTACGGCCCGGACCAGCCTGACTACTACAGCACCCCGGAGGCCTATCCGCCGCCGGAACCGCCCACGCGCCGGCGCGCCGAGCCCGAACCGCAGCGGACCGACTGGGACCCGGGCCCCGACGAGGGCGAGCACACCTTCTTCGCGGGCGGGGACCCGGAGGAGGGCGACGACGAGACCGCCGGTGACGGCCGCGGCGAGCGCAGGACCCGGGGCGGCGGGAAGCCCAAGAAGCGCCGCAACGGATGCGCGTGCCTGGTGGTCTGCCTGGTACTCGGCGGCGGCGTCGCGGGTATCGGGTACTTCGGCTACCAGTTCTACCAGGAACGTTTCGGCGCGGCTCCCGACTACGCGGGCGACGGCAACGGTGAGCAGGTCACCGTCACCATCCCCAAGGGTGCCGGCGGCTCGACGATCGGCCAGGAGCTCAAACGCAAGGGCGTGGTGAAGAGCGTCGACGCCTTCATCGCCGCCCAGCAGAGCAACCCGCGCGGCAAGAGCATCCAGGACGGCGTCTACACGCTGCAGAAGGAGATGTCGGCCGCGAGCGCGGTCGAACTCCTGCTCAACCCCAAGAGCCGCAGCAACCTGATCATCGCCGAGGGCAAACGCAACGTCGACGTCTACAAGATGATCGACAAGCAGCTCGGCGTGGACGAAGGCACCACGGCCAAGGTCGCCAAGACCGAGTGGAAGAGTCTCGGCCTGCCCGAATGGGCGATGAACCACAAGGACGTGAAGGACCCGCTGGAAGGGTTCCTCTACCCGTCCAGCTACTCGGCGGCCAAGGGGCAGAAGCCCGAGGAAGTGCTGAAGCAGATGGTGGCGCGGGCCAACGAGCAGTACGAGAAGATCGGGCTCGAGGAGAAGGCGGAGGGCCTGGGCCTCAAGGGCCCCTGGCAGTTGCTCACCGTGGCGAGCCTCGTGCAGGCCGAGGGCAAGACCCACGAGGACTTCCGCAAGATGTCCGAGGTCATCTACAACCGGCTCAAACCCACCAACACCGAGACGAACCAGGAGCTTCAGTTCGACTCGACCTTCAACTACCTGATGGGCCAGAGCAAGATCCGCATCAGCGAGTCCGAGATCAACAGCAACCCGGACCCGTACAACACATACACCAACAAGGGACTGCCGCCCGGCCCCATCGGCAACCCCGGCGAAGAGGCGCTGAAGGCGGCACTCGACCCGACGAGCGACGGCTGGATGTACTTCGTCGCCACCGACGGCGTGAGCAAGACCGAGTTCGCCAGGACACACGACGAGTTCCTGAAACTGAAGGACAAATACAATGCCAGCTCCGGCAACTGA
- the ruvX gene encoding Holliday junction resolvase RuvX codes for MDDRTNGRTDEPTGGRTDDRTDGGPAVRRGRRLAVDVGDARIGVASCDPDGILATPVETVPGRDVQAAQRRLRALVEEYEPIEVVVGLPRSLKGGEGPAAAKVRRFAQELARGIAPVPVRLVDERMTTVTASQGLRASGVKSKKGRSVIDQAAAVIILQQALESERVSGRPPGEGVEVVI; via the coding sequence ATGGATGACCGTACGAACGGCCGGACGGACGAGCCTACGGGCGGCCGGACGGATGATCGGACGGACGGCGGTCCGGCCGTGCGCCGCGGCCGCCGCCTGGCCGTCGACGTCGGGGACGCCCGCATCGGGGTCGCCTCCTGCGACCCCGACGGGATTCTCGCCACCCCGGTGGAGACCGTCCCCGGCCGCGACGTCCAGGCGGCGCAGCGCCGGCTGCGCGCACTGGTCGAGGAGTACGAGCCGATCGAGGTCGTCGTCGGTCTCCCCCGCTCCCTCAAGGGAGGCGAGGGCCCGGCCGCGGCCAAGGTCAGGCGCTTCGCGCAGGAGCTGGCCCGGGGCATCGCACCGGTCCCGGTCCGGCTCGTCGACGAGCGGATGACGACGGTGACGGCGAGTCAGGGACTGCGCGCCTCGGGCGTGAAGTCGAAGAAGGGCCGGTCCGTCATCGACCAGGCCGCAGCTGTGATCATCCTCCAGCAGGCCCTGGAATCCGAACGGGTGTCAGGCAGGCCACCCGGCGAGGGCGTCGAAGTGGTCATCTGA